In Flammeovirgaceae bacterium, the sequence TATTCTCCAGGCGGATGCCCAGGCCTTCCTCCTTTATATAAATGCCCGGCTCTACCGTCCACACCATGCCTTCTTTCATTTTGGCGAACATGTTGCCGGTGTCGTGTACATCCAAACCCAAATGATGGCCTGTGCCGTGCATGAAATATTTCATGAAGGCCGGCTTTTCGGGTGATTGCTTTTTGATGTCGGTTTTATCAATCAGTTTAAGCTTCAGCAGTTCGCTCTCCATGATCTTCTGCACCTCCTTATGATAATCAAAATATACCATGCCCGGCCTCAGCAACTGGTAGGCGGCACGTTTTACGCGCAGCACTGCGTTGTACACATCTCTTTGCCGTTTGGTAAACCGACCACTGACCGGGATGGTGCGCGTCATGTCGGCATTGTAGTTGGCGTATTCGGCACCAACATCCAGCAAGAGCACATCGCCTGCCTTGCAAACCTTTTCATTCTGAATGTAATGCAGCACACACGAGTCGGCCCCGCTGGCAATAATCGGCTCATAGGCGAAACCGCGTGAACCGTTACGCAAAAACTCGTGCATAAACTCCGCCTCAATTTCATATTCCTTCACACCCGGCTTTACAAACTTCAATACCCGTTGAAAAGCGCTGGCAGTAATGTTACAGGCCTGTTGCATCAACTCAATTTCATATTTCGACTTGATAGCCCGCAACTTTGACATGATAGGCGCCACGCGTTCGTACTTATGCAATGGATATTTTTCCTTGCACCAGGCAATAAACCGGCTGTCGCGGGTTTGTACCACCACATCGGCCCGGTAGTGCTCGTTGGTATTGAGATACACCTGCTCAACACCCCCCATCACCATCATGGTGTTAAAAACACGGTGGAATTCGGACGTCCATAGTACCGTTTCAATACCGGTCAGTTCGCGGGCTTCCTGTTTGGTGAGTTTATGCCCTTCCCAGGTGGCGATGGTGTCGTTGGTTTCGCGCAGGAACAACACCTCTCGCATTTTTTTATCCGGATAATCGGGGCAGATTACGAGGATGGATTCTTCCTGGTCAACCCCGGTAAGGTAAAACAGGTCGCTGTTCTGCCTGAACTTCATCGTGCCATCGGCATTGGTAGGCATGATGTCGTTGGAGTTGAAAACTGCAACCGAGCCCGGTTTGAGTTCCTTTACCAGGCGTTTGCGGTTGTCAATAAACAATTGTTTGTTGATTTTCCTGTATCGCATAGAAGTAATTCATCAAAAATAAAAAACCCGGGAGGTTAAAAAAACCTGCCGGGCTGCGGTTTTAATCAATGCTAATTTAACCTGCCGAAGGCTCATCTGTATTGATGTAATTAATCAATACAAAGGTTACAAGCAGGCCGGAGAACACGCCTTCGAGCGCCACAATAAATGATGCGATGTAGGGATTAAGAAACCTGCCCATCGGTTCGTTTTCAATGATGTACCGCATCAGTTCCGTATCCAGAAACGACACATACACAAACAGAAAACCGGCAAACACCAGCGAAGCAATGGCGCCTGTTGCCACACCGGTT encodes:
- a CDS encoding aminopeptidase P N-terminal domain-containing protein; translation: MRYRKINKQLFIDNRKRLVKELKPGSVAVFNSNDIMPTNADGTMKFRQNSDLFYLTGVDQEESILVICPDYPDKKMREVLFLRETNDTIATWEGHKLTKQEARELTGIETVLWTSEFHRVFNTMMVMGGVEQVYLNTNEHYRADVVVQTRDSRFIAWCKEKYPLHKYERVAPIMSKLRAIKSKYEIELMQQACNITASAFQRVLKFVKPGVKEYEIEAEFMHEFLRNGSRGFAYEPIIASGADSCVLHYIQNEKVCKAGDVLLLDVGAEYANYNADMTRTIPVSGRFTKRQRDVYNAVLRVKRAAYQLLRPGMVYFDYHKEVQKIMESELLKLKLIDKTDIKKQSPEKPAFMKYFMHGTGHHLGLDVHDTGNMFAKMKEGMVWTVEPGIYIKEEGLGIRLENNVVITKNGLHDLMKNIPIEAEEIEDLMHSK
- a CDS encoding DUF4199 domain-containing protein, with amino-acid sequence MNQIKSAMSLTDSSHIHVNYGLRVAAGLIVYFLIMKFAGLLHVVELRLLNLVILVAGIYMALKKFQHTHGEHINYFRALVTGVATGAIASLVFAGFLFVYVSFLDTELMRYIIENEPMGRFLNPYIASFIVALEGVFSGLLVTFVLINYINTDEPSAG